CGCACTTTTAGAGTACTATGAAGCAGTACTAAAAGCAGCAAGAAGGAaggctggttaaacttccggaactcacagtgtaaatataagaggctggtaaaacgttcaaaacgagactcctctagagcatactgtgaggaactggaagacgaaatagagacttcaaggctgtgcagagtccctaaaagggatgagtcgaccaagttggaTTCTATTAAAAAAAACCGAATGATATGTGCACGAATTCCTAAGTTGAATAATAAAAAAGTTGGTTTTTCGTCCATGTCTAAAAAAGAAATCCAAATacaaccacaatggtattattttcaAACCGGAGAAAACTAGATGCTCTTTGCGTTTCAGAGATGAGTACAACCTTTCAACTCTCTTAGGAGATGAATTATTTGAGAGTTATTCCTCACAGGAATCTTCTTTGAAATAAACCTGTAGAGGTTAATATGAAACAACTACCACAGGTCATGAGACTTAGGCTTGAAGTAGTCATGTGGATATACATACGTATATTGCTATCGTTAGGCCGATGTTTGCTCATGAATCCGTAGTATCGTGGCTTAAGGTGATACAAAAGAGATTTGACTGTAAGATGGCCTCACTGTAGCAAACTGTATGTCTGCGGCTTACCGATGCTATGCACACGACATCCGAGTCAGttgtaaatgcattactcaatttgcagctcttCGATTTAGCACTGCATTGAGAGCAACTCGTAGGTTAATACGACGTTAgagacacagagcattggaatgcCATATGCTGCTCGGCTTCtagtacatctgtttggtagtagatatgaagttatccagGCAGAGTATACTGAGGTCCTCTACATGgaaggctcaaaaacagaacagggttagAGCAAAAGACagcctttcgaataaaaacgagaagcacACTTCTtcattgggacaatatacaatgaTCTTTCAGACTGATGTCTATGCCTTCTTAAAGACAGCAAGCTGACGAGTAGTTGAGAGGCAGATGCATCCAATTTTCAATGATATTCAAGCTGCATTAAGCGCGTTCTGCAGTAGTTTGATCActttaaaaatcgttcaggaatatagagatcgattgaattctatttctagattcaatacggtagaaaTACTCCAGTTACCTAGTGACTATGGtgtaaaatctcggatgccttagcaaaagtgGGTCAGATTTCCCCACgccaggaccggaaccagcaattggagtgtcaatAGCAGTGGTTactgctgctatcaaaaaagggaacaagcttctcataCTCGCAGATggctgagcctaaatgctgctagacacacaaaCACATTTtgactgaccataattcacttGCTAAACATAGCGATTCTCCAAGAGGGTACGTCTAcatcttgtaatgaggaaacggcaTATTTTCTATTTGAGCGCCTCACttttggacgcatcagacattagaATTTCGATGATGATGTACTCCAGTTGGagcaggtagcatcacatccactagcggaaatcctgcgatacataaagaaatccgggatattccgttagacgggggaatcgagcacAATAGATCACTAGGTTCGAGTAATCAGAGACTTTGCCTTTCCCCCTCCTCATACTCACACACAACCTTATTTGGGCAAATATTGATATGAGTGTATTTTAAGACCTAGACGTCATATGCAGGCATCAAATTTTTCAGCTGTGTAACTTCTAAGAATAATAGGGTGGGGCCAAAGCTGCTAGCTTCCCATCGTTGCTTTGTGCGGATAAGAGAGTGCTAAGAGTATGTGTATAAACAAGTGCATGCACGTATCTATGTTTCTTACGTATGTTTCgtataacaataatcgttcgcgcaacaatccaattggaacaGCGCCTTGAAgaatgttagagcacttcattcaagaccgtaacagtacactataggagtatagtaccttataggaggcaatgtggtcagcattgcgctcgtccgaaattattaccctgatttgactcaggtactcattcacagctgagtcaactgctatccgacgtcaaatcacgatacaaatcccaccgccaccagtgagatttaaaccgcgaccttccgtacgatagccttgtgttctaaccaatCAGTTATCAGCTAGTATGTTTATACAGGTAGGTGGAAAATGCCTACCCGTGTTCAAAAATTGTTATGGATTCAAAACCAATATTGGAGACAAGAAAGGCAAATAGCTTACCCTGTAACGTTTTGGACCGAACATTGGGTGGGTCAGTAAAGCAACAAATCGCAGAGGACAAGTGCTATCGGATGCACTGACAAAACTTGACCTTTCGCTTGCCCCTATCTTTTAAAAGGGTAGAGTAAGTTCAATAGTGTATCTCAGTTTTGTCAGTAACACCCTTGCACGTGGATTATTCTGACACATTAAAGATTCTCTACAAAGTTGAATGAGGAAATGAAAGGTAAAACGAAAGACAATGACTATTAtcgtacgattttgatcaaacttgggtatatcatgctccatactataccttatattactgcaaatcgagatctttcagtTGATACCAAACATGACTCTATTCGGCCCCCCCTAAAACtcaatgtagaaagatgtactgtatgtgtgagcgttcacagcttccaccttctcaccaaatttcttgccaatcggtatagccatttctgagaaaagtgcgtgtgataaacagacagacgttgaatcgattttgataagattttgttttagaaATAAAACGTTAAAAACGTCTTCAATTCAGCTATGTGAGATCATATAATGGGATAAAATAAACCAACCACCTTATCAAAAACAAACTTCTCTGGTAGAGAACTATACTATGAGGGAATTGAGCGTTTTACGAACTACAGTATAAAGACCGTAGTGTCAAGATCCATGCAAGTGTCAAAAAGATCAATGCTAGAGTCATGATTGTGGTGTACTGTGCCTGAAAATCTCCGGGATGGCAACCGTAGTGAGATACGCAGAGAACATAACGAATGtgatttcaaaaaatatataatgagAATGTAGAATGGAGAGCCAACTAATCTGACCAATTTATCAAAGAATGTTTGAAGACAAGGGGATTGGAACTAGCGGATCACAAGGTGTTTGGGAACATGATAAGGGAGAAGGAAGTTATCTAAACCAAAGTAGGAAAATATCTGTTCTCATCAAAATCGTCAACAAAATATCTTGGGGTGAACAAAATGGCAGGAGAGGTGAACCAAAGCAACTAAAAAGGTTACTGTTGTTTAACGTGTCCATCTCAATGTTATTGTATACGGCCCCGCTTTTTGCGAAAACAGTGGGGCCCTGTTATTGGCAACGGTATATTGCCGAAGTGTTTCAATGCTTATACGATCGACATTCTCGTCATAAAGATGAAACGCTTATAAGCTAGGAACGGGATGAGGAACATCGCCTATTCGAGCGATCCGTCACCTTGGCTATCTGGTAATGAAGATGGGATACATCGTGGAAAGGAAGGTGGACATATAAGCTGATCCCaaagattgaattgaattatcaCCTCAAGCAGTTAACACTAAGAACAGTGGTTACAGTAGCTATTTAGCTATGTGTGACAACGGCTTTTCTTGTGAAATGGGGACAGATATTACAATTGAGAGGATTTGTTCTTCTATTTTAAACAATCTTCTTGCCCACCAATGCCCTTAAATTCCTCGCGGTGACTATCGCCTTAATACACACCGCGTCCAGGTTCGTATGCATATTTTCCCTCTACTGTCCCTATCACCTCTTTGAGCTGAACGATTTCTTCATTATTATATCGTTCTGCGCGGCCAACACGACCAATTCATATTACAGTTTGCCTGCAATATAAGCAATAATGGTTGTCAGTTACACCGCTGACTAACATCAAGTCCCGCCTCACGAAGCATCTGCTGAATGCCCGCTTCCCCGCAAGCTGGAACTGCGCTCAAATCTTTTACATCGCTGATAGGTCCAGGCCTATCTCCATTCTCTCAACTTCCGCTAAAATCTTTGAGCAATCATCATCGATTACCACTGGAATAGGGACAATATTTTTCCTGATTTCCAGTTGCCAACCAAACCGGTCATCCGATTGAAGACGCCCTCTCTCAAAAGCCGCGGTTAATTGCAGCCTGTCTACTTTGCATAAGGAAAGCTTTCGGCTCCGTATATCAATACGGACTTGCGCATAAGCTCAATAACATCCTAAAATCACATCCGCACCTCTACAAGCTAACCTTTAGGTTTGTAGATTGTCAGCAATGCCAAGTAAAAGTTCAACAACAGCTCTCCTCTTCCTACACCAGCCTTACTGGAATCCCACAAGGATCCGTCCTTTCTGCAGCACTGCCAAACCCATTCCTCACCACAAACTCCTCCAATATTCCGATTGAACTTATAGCTTACATTTCCATATAGGATATACTATGCCATGGTCTAAGTAGATACTAGTACTCAATCGATATCTACTGCAGGAATAGAATCAGAATCAGGCGATTATCGCCTAAAATCTATCTGTATTTGTAGTAAAAGGACGTGGAAATGCGACATATTCCGAATTTCCACATTCAAAATGATCTAGTGAGGCTTTCATCAGTGACGCAGAATAGAATCCTCCTTCGACCACCGTGTTTTAGTATTATTATGTACAAGAAAAatgttataaaatttaaaatattaatttcaatCACCTTTTTTGTTACAACTTCTCATGAAAATCCCACAACCACATTTTCCATTCATCTAACAATTTCGAAAACTTACCAAAATTCTCAAAGACATATTATTCAATATTCGATTGGCAATTATATCAACCCAATTCGGTATACGAAGGCTGGTCAAATATTTTAAAGGGATTTCtatatttaaattttgattGTTCGATTTCGATTGCTACAGAGTGATCAATTCGTGTCTGTGTAGAAATGAAATTATGTGCATACATTTGGAATGGAATAACGATTACCTCGATATCCTTTGAAAATGGCGCCAGGAAACGGATTGGGCTTTTAACGTGACTCATGAACGCCACAGGAGCCAGAGCGAATGCCGCCATTATTTTATTGTTATATTCAGGACGGGATGATAGGAGTGCAAATGCCATAGTCGTCCCCATCGAATGACCAATATATAGGAGGTCGTCCGATGAACCGCGATCATCCAAGTAGTTCATGTAACTTTCTTCGGCTAAGGAAAAACTTATAACAAAAGTTTATGGTTCAAAGAAGTTGATTTATTACCTTTAATATCATAAATGTAATCAATCTCTGCTGGAATATCATAGACTGCCATTTCGTGCCAGCTGAAATCCCAATACCTTGAGTcggaattgctcatagaaacaTGCCGCCTGGAATAAGTATTTCCTCGAGCATTTCCGAGCCAAACATCATAACCAGCATCGGCAAGGATATACGCTGTGGAAAAAAGGAACATTTTAGAACTTTTCCAATGAGTAATAACCAGGTTTGCTCATGAAGTTTACCTAAAGCTTTGCCAGGACCACTGATCACCCAGTCTGCCGAACTAGAAAGAAGGCCATGCTGTAGGAAAACAGGCTGCCCTCTACCACGGCCGCCCTTCTGATGACAACCAATACGACCACAAGGAATACGATGCATAGTGAGTAAGTAACCGTCTTCTGTTGTGACAGTATGCGCTTCAGCAGGATAACCATGTCGTGTGGCTATTTCCATCTAGGATAAAATTTTATTACCAAAAAATGTCTTTAAAGTCCTAATATACTCACTGTAGTAAGGTCTATGTCCGGATTATATGGCGGCTCCAGAAAATTATCCTTAATCCAAGTTAAAGGATCCCATGTAGGATTTTCTCTTTGGGGAGGTGCAGTTGTTGTTGAAAGTATTTTGGTGATGAGACTGTCGACAATTTGATTtcccaatgaaggcaagattaGGATAaggaaataaagaaatttttgtTGGTTCCGCATGGTGGACTGTAATTCTGAAAGAAAACGTACGCTTAtgaataaaaattgaataacGTGTGAGAATACAGGAGGCAAATGGCGAGAGTGAGTTAAATGGAACCCTGAGAACATTCGCCACATAGATGTCGGGTTCTTACAGCAGCAACGCCCAGATTCCCATAAGAAGAAATAAGGTActaatttgaaaatatgtatAGCAGTGAAGTAAATGTTGTATATAAAATAGTAGTTACATACTCGTGAAGCAAGATGAAATTCACCAAAAGGCAAGAAATATAACTATCATAAAATGAATATGCATTCACAATGTTTCCAGCGAATAAAGCAAAGAAATTAAATTAGAGCCACCGCTTCCGACGCCAGCCGCAACAACACCGCAACACCTTGCACTGATTAAAAAagcaagttgctcccgaaataccgTATATACGTTAACGACAGTAATGGCGTCtctaagttaatttttttaaccAATTCACAGCCAACTGAAGATAGGGCGGGAGAACTCATGGAAGTATATGCGAATGAAGATATGTGGAACCATTTTTGTTATGCAAGAATATTCATCTAACGGAAAATGTATCCCTATTAACCTACGATGTAATGCGGCGTATCTTCGAAATTCCCTTACTAAGTATATCTTAAGGCACACAATGTTGCAGAGGTCGCATGCTGAGAAAATCTTACTAAGACGGAATAACAGATGCTGCTGCAGCACATCTCAAGAAGTCCACAGACTGAAGAAGGAGCATCCAAGTGAAAGCCGTTGTTACGGTACTCAGTAAATACAGACCCCAACATCCAAAATACCCTACTTGCGAAACCAGCCTCTGGTATATAAGAATTTTGAGGTGTTTTTGTAAGATGCAGTCACAGACGGTGCTGTGTCAAgtaatcattccacttttgggcaAGTCGCTACATATTAGCATTGTTGTGACGCGCTAGGAAAACAATCTTGGATGTCCTGTATGACAATGTCCTTgagaagaacaaaaaaaaagtggccgaatgccgcttccttgatgagcaaTTTGACTCACCACACGGGTGCCCCTAACACTAGGTGCAATGCATAACAAATAAGTTTGTGCGGCGCACGGTCAAACACCTTCTCTATGACGAACCACGCAGAATGTAGTACGTCTCTAGTTTCGCATTTCTTGACAAGCCTAGCCTGGTTCACGGTTATTCAGACGATAGGTCGTACTTTTAGCTTGATTGTTTTAAAGGCGCCTTGATTCACAAGCTACCAATCAACGGTCGGTATTGAGATGCGATGGTCCCATAGGGAATGGTTTAATTGTCAATTGCGAGTATGCACATGGCGGCGTCTTATGGCTGACCTTAGACGATCAGTATTACATCAGTCTGGCGTCAgtctaacaaaattatagcaaACTGATCGTCTAGtccatgagaatatagtcgatttgcattttactcctcccactataaaatgcaggGATGAGATCGTGTAATAAACCatatatggggggggggggggggggggggggggggggggggtttaaggAGGAGGAAAGGGAACTCGATGCGCTTATCGCCCTTCCAATGTTGTGGCCATTCAAAGTGGGGTTCTTTTTACATCAGGATGACCAAGTTAAATTTTCAAGCCCATCCCGCGAGGAGGACAGAATGGGgagaaaggttttctttttctaacctCGTTAAAGGACAGCGGCGGTCATCATCCCTTTAAACGATaaggtttaattttgagccctattctCGTAGTGATAAAGGATGTCCTCTCTCGCAAATTCCCTCCGTGGGGGTA
The window above is part of the Hermetia illucens chromosome 3, iHerIll2.2.curated.20191125, whole genome shotgun sequence genome. Proteins encoded here:
- the LOC119652221 gene encoding lipase 3-like isoform X5, which codes for MSSNEDLNGDDWKLSTFCGVDSIIVDRSYKKLQSTMRNQQKFLYFLILILPSLGNQIVDSLITKILSTTTAPPQRENPTWDPLTWIKDNFLEPPYNPDIDLTTMEIATRHGYPAEAHTVTTEDGYLLTMHRIPCGRIGCHQKGGRGRGQPVFLQHGLLSSSADWVISGPGKALAYILADAGYDVWLGNARGNTYSRRHVSMSNSDSRYWDFSWHEMAVYDIPAEIDYIYDIKAEESYMNYLDDRGSSDDLLYIGHSMGTTMAFALLSSRPEYNNKIMAAFALAPVAFMSHVKSPIRFLAPFSKDIEMIIKFLGANEFMPQNRIVKFLAKYGCELTQVEREICENTLYVLCGFDKSQFNSTLMPVIFSHTPAGTSTKTLVHYAQEIDEEGNFQWFDYGLQENKRRYGQDKPPSYNITEIRTPFSLFYAQNDWLAGPKDVQKVYKHLQQSSQLFKVPYDNFNHVDFLWGIDAPKLVYSTLVKIMQNYR
- the LOC119652221 gene encoding lipase 3-like isoform X3, which codes for MSSNELQSTMRNQQKFLYFLILILPSLGNQIVDSLITKILSTTTAPPQRENPTWDPLTWIKDNFLEPPYNPDIDLTTMEIATRHGYPAEAHTVTTEDGYLLTMHRIPCGRIGCHQKGGRGRGQPVFLQHGLLSSSADWVISGPGKALAYILADAGYDVWLGNARGNTYSRRHVSMSNSDSRYWDFSWHEMAVYDIPAEIDYIYDIKAEESYMNYLDDRGSSDDLLYIGHSMGTTMAFALLSSRPEYNNKIMAAFALAPVAFMSHVKSPIRFLAPFSKDIEQSKSNNQNLNIEIPLKYLTSLRIPNWVDIIANRILNNMSLRILMIIKFLGANEFMPQNRIVKFLAKYGCELTQVEREICENTLYVLCGFDKSQFNSTLMPVIFSHTPAGTSTKTLVHYAQEIDEEGNFQWFDYGLQENKRRYGQDKPPSYNITEIRTPFSLFYAQNDWLAGPKDVQKVYKHLQQSSQLFKVPYDNFNHVDFLWGIDAPKLVYSTLVKIMQNYR
- the LOC119652221 gene encoding lipase 3-like isoform X4; this translates as MRNQQKFLYFLILILPSLGNQIVDSLITKILSTTTAPPQRENPTWDPLTWIKDNFLEPPYNPDIDLTTMEIATRHGYPAEAHTVTTEDGYLLTMHRIPCGRIGCHQKGGRGRGQPVFLQHGLLSSSADWVISGPGKALAYILADAGYDVWLGNARGNTYSRRHVSMSNSDSRYWDFSWHEMAVYDIPAEIDYIYDIKAEESYMNYLDDRGSSDDLLYIGHSMGTTMAFALLSSRPEYNNKIMAAFALAPVAFMSHVKSPIRFLAPFSKDIEQSKSNNQNLNIEIPLKYLTSLRIPNWVDIIANRILNNMSLRILMIIKFLGANEFMPQNRIVKFLAKYGCELTQVEREICENTLYVLCGFDKSQFNSTLMPVIFSHTPAGTSTKTLVHYAQEIDEEGNFQWFDYGLQENKRRYGQDKPPSYNITEIRTPFSLFYAQNDWLAGPKDVQKVYKHLQQSSQLFKVPYDNFNHVDFLWGIDAPKLVYSTLVKIMQNYR
- the LOC119652221 gene encoding lipase 3-like isoform X1; translation: MSSNEDLNGDDWKLSTFCGVDSIIVDRSYKKLQSTMRNQQKFLYFLILILPSLGNQIVDSLITKILSTTTAPPQRENPTWDPLTWIKDNFLEPPYNPDIDLTTMEIATRHGYPAEAHTVTTEDGYLLTMHRIPCGRIGCHQKGGRGRGQPVFLQHGLLSSSADWVISGPGKALAYILADAGYDVWLGNARGNTYSRRHVSMSNSDSRYWDFSWHEMAVYDIPAEIDYIYDIKAEESYMNYLDDRGSSDDLLYIGHSMGTTMAFALLSSRPEYNNKIMAAFALAPVAFMSHVKSPIRFLAPFSKDIEQSKSNNQNLNIEIPLKYLTSLRIPNWVDIIANRILNNMSLRILMIIKFLGANEFMPQNRIVKFLAKYGCELTQVEREICENTLYVLCGFDKSQFNSTLMPVIFSHTPAGTSTKTLVHYAQEIDEEGNFQWFDYGLQENKRRYGQDKPPSYNITEIRTPFSLFYAQNDWLAGPKDVQKVYKHLQQSSQLFKVPYDNFNHVDFLWGIDAPKLVYSTLVKIMQNYR
- the LOC119652221 gene encoding lipase 3-like isoform X2, with amino-acid sequence MSSNDLNGDDWKLSTFCGVDSIIVDRSYKKLQSTMRNQQKFLYFLILILPSLGNQIVDSLITKILSTTTAPPQRENPTWDPLTWIKDNFLEPPYNPDIDLTTMEIATRHGYPAEAHTVTTEDGYLLTMHRIPCGRIGCHQKGGRGRGQPVFLQHGLLSSSADWVISGPGKALAYILADAGYDVWLGNARGNTYSRRHVSMSNSDSRYWDFSWHEMAVYDIPAEIDYIYDIKAEESYMNYLDDRGSSDDLLYIGHSMGTTMAFALLSSRPEYNNKIMAAFALAPVAFMSHVKSPIRFLAPFSKDIEQSKSNNQNLNIEIPLKYLTSLRIPNWVDIIANRILNNMSLRILMIIKFLGANEFMPQNRIVKFLAKYGCELTQVEREICENTLYVLCGFDKSQFNSTLMPVIFSHTPAGTSTKTLVHYAQEIDEEGNFQWFDYGLQENKRRYGQDKPPSYNITEIRTPFSLFYAQNDWLAGPKDVQKVYKHLQQSSQLFKVPYDNFNHVDFLWGIDAPKLVYSTLVKIMQNYR